The following proteins are encoded in a genomic region of Penaeus chinensis breed Huanghai No. 1 chromosome 10, ASM1920278v2, whole genome shotgun sequence:
- the LOC125029881 gene encoding uncharacterized protein LOC125029881 — protein sequence MAPLIVAAYLSVVIVAMFYTYQRDALYLFAVVLCSISQCYMAMWNVQFCFYLNIIQQSYTTTLASLPELACADNDALGSYADLISRLRQLVEQFNKVFAIFVLLRCFVFLCKLVVLLYLMCISEWNLLQVLVIGSAAEEVTQLLVACTMADALQEKHSALVERVWTDYAKPGIARHGRRKLQSLASCLHAHPSRVQCGRVAVLGQRMLLEMIGIVITYIVVVYQYSPSK from the exons ATGGCACCTCTCATTGTAGCTGCGTACTTATCAGTGGTCATAGTAGCCATGTTCTATACGTATCAACGTGACGCGCTTTACTTATTTGCTGTAGTTTTGTGTTCCATCAGCCAGTGTTACATGGCAATGTGGAATGTCCAATTTTGCTTCTACCTTAACATTATTCAGCAGTCATACACTACGACCTTGGCCAGCCTCCCAGAGCTGGCGTGTGCAGATAACGACGCCCTCGGCTCATACGCTGACCTCATCTCCAGATTAAGGCAACTTGTGGAGCAGTTCAACAAG GTATTTGCGATCTTCGTGTTACTCCGGTGCTTTGTCTTCCTGTGCAAGCTGGTAGTGCTGCTGTATCTCATGTGCATTAGCGAATGGAACCTCCTCCAAGTACTCGTAATCGGTTCTGCAGCGGAGGAAGTCACACAGCTTCTCGTTGCGTGCACCATGGCCGATGCTCTGCAGGAGAAG CACAGCGCGCTGGTGGAGAGGGTGTGGACAGACTACGCAAAACCCGGAATCGCAAGGCACGGGCGTCGCAAACTGCAGTCCCTCGCCTCTTGCCTTCACGCCCATCCCTCCCGCGTGCAGTGCGGGCGTGTAGCCGTGCTGGGACAGAGGATGCTTCTGGAAATGATCGGCATTGTGATAACATATATTGTTGTGGTGTATCAGTACTCGccaagtaaataa